In the genome of Tropicibacter oceani, one region contains:
- a CDS encoding universal stress protein, which yields MRKFLVVLDDSRECLNAMRFAAMRAANTGGGVEILSVIPPDEFNHWIGVGDIMREEARERIHAHFEVFAKWMRDKQGVDPELVIREGEPVPEIIAQVKEDPDIGILVLGAATDKKGPGPIITQLMKNSGALPIPITIVPGDMSKERLEAVT from the coding sequence ACGCCATGCGCTTTGCCGCAATGCGCGCCGCCAACACCGGCGGCGGCGTCGAAATCCTGTCGGTCATACCGCCCGACGAATTCAACCACTGGATCGGCGTCGGCGACATCATGCGCGAAGAGGCCCGCGAACGCATCCACGCCCATTTCGAAGTTTTCGCCAAATGGATGCGCGACAAGCAGGGCGTCGACCCCGAACTGGTCATCCGCGAAGGAGAGCCCGTCCCCGAGATCATCGCCCAGGTCAAGGAAGACCCCGATATCGGCATTCTCGTGCTGGGCGCCGCCACGGACAAGAAGGGCCCCGGCCCGATCATCACGCAGCTGATGAAGAACTCGGGCGCCTTGCCGATCCCGATCACCATCGTCCCCGGCGACATGAGCAAGGAGCGGCTTGAAGCCGTCACCTGA
- a CDS encoding ClbS/DfsB family four-helix bundle protein, translated as MPAAQNRSDLLAVTQKEFDKLEALLDSLPARLWTTPDPDADNATIKDIVGHRAAWIDLFLGWYKQGLTGAPVAIPAPGYKWNDLKRFNADLRHRQAAMTPAEARALLRENHRRLVDFVKNLPEKALYGAPMQGGGNAWTTGRWAEAAGASHYRSATKYIRGRLRTLADHEPV; from the coding sequence ATGCCCGCCGCGCAAAACCGATCCGATCTGCTGGCCGTGACCCAAAAGGAATTCGACAAGCTCGAAGCCCTGCTGGACAGCCTGCCCGCCCGCCTCTGGACCACCCCGGACCCGGATGCGGACAACGCCACGATCAAGGACATCGTCGGGCATCGGGCCGCCTGGATCGACCTTTTCCTTGGCTGGTACAAACAGGGCCTGACCGGCGCGCCCGTCGCCATCCCGGCCCCGGGGTACAAGTGGAACGATCTCAAACGCTTCAACGCCGATCTGCGCCATCGGCAGGCGGCTATGACCCCGGCCGAGGCCCGTGCGCTGCTGCGTGAAAACCACCGTCGGCTTGTGGATTTTGTCAAGAACCTGCCCGAGAAAGCGCTATACGGCGCACCCATGCAGGGCGGCGGCAATGCCTGGACGACCGGCCGCTGGGCTGAGGCGGCAGGCGCATCGCACTACCGGTCGGCCACCAAGTACATAAGGGGCCGTTTGCGGACC